The genomic region TATTTTTTATAGAGATAGATTAAATCATTCAAGTCCAAACTCAGGACATCCAGAAGCTGCCTTTGCAGGATCTTTAGGAGTACAGTTTGGAGGAAAAACAAGTTACTTTGGAAAGTTTTATAATAAACCTACCATAGGAGATAAGATTAAAGAGTTTCAAACTGAGGATATAAAAAGAGCTTTTAAACTTATGTATATGAGTTCATTTGTAGCTCTTATAACCTTTGGAATAATTTACATGATGATAGGACGTGAGCTGATTGGATTTACATGGAGGTAATATATATAGACTTAAAAGAGAGGGAAAAGAGGATATATTAGATTATAGTTCTAATATAAATCCTTTGGGAATTCCTGAAAGTTTTAAAGAGGCAGTTATGGAAAATTTTTCCAATGTGGAAAAATATCCTGATCCAGAATATGTGGCACTTAGAACAGCTATAGGAGAATATAATGAAATTCCTATGGAAAATGTGATCGTTGGAAATGGAGCCACAGAAATACTGTTTTTATATATGAAAAGTTTAAATATAAAAAAAGCGATGATAGTTGCTCCTACCTTTGCAGAATATGAAAGAGCTTTAAAAGTTGCAGGGAAGGAAGTAGAATTTTTCCAATTGAGGGAAGAGGAAAATTTTACGCTTAATATAGAAAGATTATTAAATGAAATTAAAGATTGTGACCTTGTGGTTTTATGTAATCCAAACAATCCCACAGGACAATTTATAAGTTTAGAAAAAATTGATGAGTTATCTAAAGAGTTGGAGAAATTGGATAAAAAACTTTTTATAGATGAAGCTTTTATAGAATTTATAAAAAATTGGGAAAATAAAACTGCAAAACTTTTAAAAAGAAAAAATATATTTATTTTAAGAGCATTGACAAAATTCTTTGCTATGCCTGGAATTAGACTAGGTTATGGACTTACTTATGATAAAAATATTTTAGAAACTATGAAAAGAAAAAGAGAGCCTTGGAGTGTAAATACATTTGCAGAATTAGCGGGAATAATAATGCTAAATGATAATGAATATATTTTAAAAACAGAGGCTTGGATAAATGAAGAGAAGGAATGGTTTTTTCAAGAATTAAATAAAATTGAAAACATAAAAGTTTTTAAAAGTGAAAGTAATTTTATTTTAGTAAAACTTCTAAATGAGAAGGCAAATATTTTTAGAAAAAAAATGATAGAAGAAAATATTTTAGTAAGAGATTGTTCAAATTTTGTATTTTTAAATGATAGTTTCATAAGACTAGCCATTAAAGATAGAGAAAAAAATAAGAGAGTAATAGAAAAAATAGAAAAGGTGGTAAGGTAATGAAGGGTATTTTAGTAATCGGGCACGGAAGTAGAAGTGAAAAAGCTAGGGAAGAATTTGGATTAGTTGTTAATATGATAGAGAAAAAAGTTGATTGTCCTGTAATGGGAGCACATATGGAATTACATACTCCAGATATACCAACAGCTTTAGAGA from Cetobacterium ceti harbors:
- the cobD gene encoding threonine-phosphate decarboxylase CobD, giving the protein MDLHGGNIYRLKREGKEDILDYSSNINPLGIPESFKEAVMENFSNVEKYPDPEYVALRTAIGEYNEIPMENVIVGNGATEILFLYMKSLNIKKAMIVAPTFAEYERALKVAGKEVEFFQLREEENFTLNIERLLNEIKDCDLVVLCNPNNPTGQFISLEKIDELSKELEKLDKKLFIDEAFIEFIKNWENKTAKLLKRKNIFILRALTKFFAMPGIRLGYGLTYDKNILETMKRKREPWSVNTFAELAGIIMLNDNEYILKTEAWINEEKEWFFQELNKIENIKVFKSESNFILVKLLNEKANIFRKKMIEENILVRDCSNFVFLNDSFIRLAIKDREKNKRVIEKIEKVVR